CTTTATATCATGATTTTctatggatttctacacctaaaagtTTGGATTTTAAactgaaatttggaaattttaggCAAAACTTTTGgaaagtgaataattgagatttgaaccCCGACTTGGAGTCGGTTTTgaatgaaacttgtatatttgcattcgtattggaatgagtgttcgggatttgtgagttttgtcgagttccggGAGGCGGGCTCAGGTTAACTTTCTGGTTGACTTTGtctatttgattaaagattcaatctttatctatttgattaaagattcaatctttattgATTGGATTTGATTTATATGGATTTTTTTGGCGTTATTGGGTTGTATTTGACTAGAGTCAagccatttggagttggatttttGAGGATTTGGCATATTTGATAAATTTTAGACTACCGGGTGGAGGTAAGTCTCATGGCTAACCTTTTTAAGACTAAAACCCCTAGGATTTTACTTATTTGTTATGTGTTAAGGTATTAGGGCAGTGTATATACATGGTGGCGCGCTTATATGCATTTACTAAGTTTATATCATGGCTGTGGTAGAATTGGTTTACTGTATGCCTTGTTTTGGCCTTGTGTTCATTTGATTAATGATTTAATTGACTCACGTGACTACGTTTGCCCTCTTATTCATTTTAGAAATCATTCCTAGGCTTATGATTAATTGTGAAGGCATGGGAACTTATTGTTGATATGTTGAATTGCATAATTATCCATAGTCACATGGAAATTTCATGAGCACATATACGTATGATATTTACTAAGTCCTTGTGCACCTTTTATCTATAATTCTTAAGCATATACATACATTTTGAATAATGTATATGTGGTTTGCACTGAGGATTTTTGCACGAAGGGTAAGCGTGGGGATGAGATACAGTTAGGGCACATTGGACATGAAGATCGGATATTGATTTAAGAATGATGCTATTATGCTCCTCTTTCTGCTTGGATTCAAATCCGTCTCTCTGgagtcaggtgataacccacGTTACTTTGGGCCTTGTGAGCGTGATCGATACATGGATTTTGTACCGGGTCGATACATGAATTTTGTATTGGGTTTTGTTGATACAAGGATTGTGTATCGGGGAACATGGATCTTGTACCGATTGAGCATGCATTCATATTATTGACTCATTTAGTAGTACTCATTTAATtgttaattgttacttgacatccTTATATGTTAGTTGGGAGTCCCGTCTCTGTTATTTGGGCATGCTATCTTTTAATACCGTATTTGAGCAACGCTATGATTATTTTTGTACTAGAAGAGAATGCCTCATACTTCATCTATTGATGTCTGTGATTCTTGTTATATATGATGTTATTTGCTATTTTAGTTCTTAATTTTGTTATTATACTTATGTTGTAAGTATTCGAAAGCAtctagcctcgccactacttcttcgaggttagacttgatacttattgggtaccagtTGTGGTgaactcatactatgcttttgcacatctttttgtgcagatcctctGGTGGGTCCTAGTAGAGCTTCCTAATTGAGCTAGGAGACTATACGGAGACTTAGGGTGAGATGCACTTCGTGGATCTACTTCTCAGTTCTCGAGTCCCTATTTCTTACTTATTCCATGTCTACTTGTATTTCAGACAGCTTGCTATGTATACAGACTTGTTCTTATTTCTGTAGtttgctcgtgtacttgtgccACCTAATCTTGGGGGTTGTACAGTGTTGCCCATGTTTAGGCCGTGTTTTGATTATATCGGATATCGTTACTGTTTTGAACCTATTTTAATCTTTCACTGTTATATATCTCTGTTAATTAATGAAAGTGGATTGTATTTGTTGATTGTGAGTTGGCTTGATTAGCAAGCTCGGCTAGGCTCCATCACAGCCtggaggtgggattttgggtcatgataataaCATATCGGATACCAAAGTTGaggccctcaatgaacctcctgaccCTATCCCTCTCAGTCGGGACCAAGAACACAACATAACATGCCAACTCTGTGCACCTCATCTTATATTGAGTCACAGCCATGCCCTCCTGGAATAGATACTTAAACTCCCTACACAGCTGATCCCTGCAAGTATGtggaataaacttctccaagtAGAAATCTGAGAACTGAGACCTTGTTAGTGGTGTTGCACCAGCTGATCTTCTCAACTCATAAGTTTGCCACCATCTTTATGTTGGCCCTGGCAACTGGAAGGTAGTAAAGTCAACCTCTTTCGAGTCCACTAGACCCAAAGTGCATAGAATCGGATGACACTGATCAAGGAAAGCATGTGTGTCCTTAGTAGGGGATCAACTAAACTAGGGAGGATGAAGCCTCTGAAATATCTCAATCCTATTATGCTCCTCACCAGTCAAGGTTGGCCTGATCTGGGGTTGAACTGTAGTGACTGGTTGCACCAGCAAAACCCTCGGCGTTTGCTTACTTCGGCCAACTACTCTAGTGTGTGTGCAGTGGGAGTTTGGGCTCCTTCCCCAGCGTATGAGGTAGTTTGTGTAACCGAGATCATACTCGTTTGATTCTAACTTTAATACATGCTCAAGATATGAGCCAAAATCTCCTGATGTCATGTATAGAAGTAAGTCCCTTAGGTGCCTAAGATGATCTCATTGGATCCACTTGATCAGGAACCTGCTCCTCAACAGAAGTTATTGGTAGATCCACAATGGCTACTCTAGCAGGGCCTCTAACTGTGGCGCGTGCTCCACCCCTGCCTCTGCCTTGGTCTCGACCTCTCGCGACTCTAGCTTGAGATACGAGTGACTGCTCAGCTGCTCCAGAAGAACATGTCCTTGCCATCCATGAGACAATAGAAGAGCAAAGATTCAGACTTTAGAATAAACAAATGCGTGCtatagagaatgaaagaaagagaagCTCTCCTAATATTCTCGTTGCctatcaaagataagtacagacgtctctgtaccgatccgccagactctactagacttgctcatgactcgtgagacctaagcaacctaggcctctgataccaagttgtcacggtCCAAAATCACCACCGGTCATAATGGAGCCTAAagtacttgctaggcaagtcaatcaTAAAACAATAGCGGAAGAATAATAACAATTTCAAAATAATTAAGTCTAAAAGTCTAATAAGCATAGACAAATACCAAACCAATACAACAAATCCGCAGAAACTGGTAACACTAAGTCATGAGCTCTAACATCAGAATACAAGTTTGCTAATACAATACACTGTCTGAagaaataacagtaatgaaagaACAGAAGAAGACGATAGGGACTGCGATCAGGATGTGGCTCTACCTCGGGTCTAAAAAGCAATAGCTACGAATCCCAATGCTTAGCTGGGTCCAACTCATGGATCTGCACAATTGAGTGCAGAGTATAggatgagtacaaccgaccccatgtactcgttaAGTATCATGATTAACCTCGGTGAGGTGGTGGGAAGAGTGGAAAATGATACCCACTAATCAAACCTGTACAGCtcataaatatatgtatacaCAGTAACAGTACCGAAACTTAAGCATAAGTATCACGCCCCAACGCGGCCAGCGCTCAactgagagaacccggccgagcaagcctattagatttccttctacccaaactcatccatgaataaagaggagatgtacttcaTTAATCATtcactaaaaatattttattaacaacttcctttttcattctcattagcaacttcattcataattttcaaaatattacgagtttatagaattaatgaaaaacatgatttccaaataccaacatttttagttcaattcccaacttcaaccacaacccacaacctgtctacggagcctctaaatacaatagaagagtaatataaaAATGCCAGCAACATGGCCCcggatatacctcaaaacacagtacatgagaaacaaaagatacatgaccccgaaatgaagtggggctcaccaaatcagctgaaaagagtgcactgctatcactgatcaatgccgcctgctgttgaaccacctgcatccattaaagatatagcacccccggcaaaagggatattagtactgtcgaatagcactagtatgcatagctaaaagtcctctttcaaaatagaatgcccacataagaaaaggcaacacatagaaacaacaagtcataatcaacaatatccaaatattcagttaaaacataataattttcaaaatacgaactttatatacaattttggttgggagatcattagcaccgatataccaccgtctttgttagcacggagtccgatcacgcccgatcggctaggccatctccccacgaacaatgtggtttgacatgtgatgcaaaagaaagttgttaccaagagtagtatcgccatatgcgcaatatggcgtctgatcttcacccgatcagctaggccgccttcccacatatgtcatgcgggttgacttttccaatccacaaaggttccagtttcatcccaattaaggggaataatatcacaatttcccaaaggttccaatttcatcccaaataaggggaataatcacaatccacccctacaccggcacgtgtagtttcaggtgtaggctttatgacccacccttcctcggtattgctaatgatactcacaaaaatatttttgatttgatttgcaaacagaaatatcataaatataattgtactcacctcaacatctttcacattgtataaattctcattagtatttccactCATTCACAACGAccatatttccttggctcattaggccattcacaagattctttattcctggcacgatggtcaTATTTTATATTctacactttcacctctttcaatttcaaagatcaccatcaaatatcaacatatagaaaatttcagaaatcatatacttccaatccatttgaaatggaaacttcaaacacaaatagtttcttcccaaagaatgaggcataccatccaacaatagaaacacacatgaaaatcataaacaatcaatacaccatttattcttacaatgctcttccctagcaatgacaatgtatcagttcaacacatgagtatatagaatcgaatcacactagatatatttataaagcaaagcattagttaaagcaaccaccattgggcatgaattgagtacaaaaccttttaggtaattctatcttcgaagtcatttttaaacaattgagtcgaggctcatttcatatttttTATCGCATCTTTTCAAattatttgcactactagacacaatcataacttagaTTCTTGGTACGTTGGctacactctatatccccaattaacttatttcacttccaaccatctttatagattatcaacaataagacatttccaaatcaagactttaggtatacatatgagcaattaagaatcttaagaatattgagattttctcacacaatttggcatactatcttttattgaaacacgactcaaagccataacccttttaatacgcaacccatactttgaaacttacagaaacattatggaattcaattccaagagagaaagtttagccaacatacctcaatcgagcttccttaactctagaatgattcGGAATTCTTatcaatcccaatctattttgagacataacaaaattaaaccataattaggaagatattcatgatctcagctcatttgagcattttatcagacactaggtgtgcaaatttaaccacaaggttcttctacaagatttcattcactccacaacccaatccttacttatttcagctcaacaatcttcccacaattaatattggtacatgcatgtataaataataatctcatacccatgaatcatactctaaatcaaccatcttctacccaaattcgaaattgaaaactagggtatggaaccttacctcttagatgaagaacttgtgggttttccttgttaatattccaagatttgagcaagacttgatgaataattagcctagggcttcctctctctctaaaacatcagaatttttgctcaaaaataaccctttgcgtgtatttaacgaagtagggtcgggttgtaagaacccaaaaatggagctccggaacagtatcggtcgcataattacagaccaaaatgatcaaaaatatgtccgtgtatgcggtcactatgcggtccgcataactgttatgcgaccgcataatgcaccgcataacagttatgcggtcgcatagtcgactgcataATTGCCCCCAGACCGGCCCATCCCCTGCtcacttttgcggccattatgcggcccgtagagtgattatgcggtcgcataatggaccgcataaatgcacttttccgccaaaaatttttctttacttttcggtgcattgttcaacccaaaaagtccgaaccgcggcttGCAAGTTTGCCGCGAAGATcttataccatcctcaaacacgtaagcctattctggcaccacgaaaccttgaattcacttgcgaaatttacggggctttacactgaaatgcTTTAAAAATTTTCGGGATGTTACAATAAGGTACAGGTAAGGCCAAGGGtgcacatagagaagatatgcacaatCATTTTAAACAACTAACGGtttagcatatagagaagatatgcacaaaAAGCTATGTATACATACTGAAACTACCGTATAGAGAATATATGCAataaaatcatgtatacatccaagtAGTTAACATAAAGAGAAGATATTCGATAACCCAAACACTGATCAGTTTCTATAATCTGTGTGTatgccatcaagagagaaacatgagagggagaCCCTAGGGGGTGGATCCTTATTCACacgctacacggacaactcacgtgccataattaCAAttactgcacagacaactcatgtgtcaTGATCATAACAGTCGCACGAAATACTAACGTGCCACATCAAagaaactgcacggacaactcatgtgccaaatcATAAtgaccgtacggacaactcacgtgctgtcaAACCAGTCCATATTATAGAAAACATACATAAGAAAATACGTATACGAACAACGAATATCAAATCATATACTCATAAACTAAGGAAATAGGATGTTAAAAtgtatgcatgtgcgaagtgTACAACTACGAATTAGATTAGGCGGGTACGCCAAACAATAACAAGCATCATGATCAACAGGGAATCAAGGCCTACTCATGGTTTCGTACATTATTCAAGAATTTCTCTTAGTCATACAGACAATTAAAATATGAATCATAGGAAGCACACAGTCCAAACAAGGCATATTAGAGACCTAAAGTCTAATCTAATCAAAAATCATACATAACGCCCGCATATACacccgtcacctcgcatatacgtcgctTTTCACACATTCAATTAGCCAAATAAGGTCACATCCTAAGGTTTATTCCCTCACAACAAGATtacgcaagatacttacctcaaacgagcAATATCAATATTCCAAGAATGCCTTTCCTTTAGAAATCTCCTCCAACCGGCTCAAAtcagccaaaaacaactcaataatgtcaaaaataaaagccataggaatcaCTTCTAAACAATAATGCTTTAATCTTTATTtaattctcaaaaagtcaacaaaggtcaaccTGAACCCAcattggtcaaaacccgagttacACTCACGCATCTTCCGTATGCATAGGAATTGTTAGCTGATTGTTGGGCACTTAGAGAGTGTCAGGTTTGATGTACATATTGAGACTTTATCATGCATTGACACTTCGACTCATGATAGAGCATTAGTATATGCTATTTGAAAATTTGTGAGAAAATGAATCTCTATCATGCATAGTCCCTTTTGTGATCATGTAGAAGTACTTGAATAAAAGCTACTTGATGCAAATTGTATTAATATGTGGATGTGGCGCATTTGTACATGCTTGATGTGGttatttgaaagcatgcctattgcCTTCTCCTCAATTTGTGCACGTTAttattgatacttgttgtttctttgtTTGTTTCATGGATATTCCTCTGTTATTATATATGCTATTGAGCTATACATGTCATATAGAGTGAGTATTTTTTGActaaacctcgtcactactcgttgaggttagtattgatatttactgagaaaatagggtcggttgtagtcatattacacttctacagcttgcatgcagattttggaaCTGAGCAGTTGTGGAAGACGGAGTCAAGCTTTTAAGATGTACTAGTGTTCCAGTTGCAAGCTACCATTtagttcatggtagtttaggacttgtACTTCTATTTATGCATAtctaaacaaatattgtattttctttgTACCAACATTGTGAATATAAGTATTAGTGGCTCATGACTCACACAACCAGTACTTGGGATAGTTGTAATGATTTTTGcattcttattttattatttatttgatgattttCCTTTCGAGTTGTGTTATATGCTATTTGGCTGGGTTAGGTTCTATCACGATAttgttggaattttgggtcgtgataccttCGATCGGTAAAAGTACGTTTAGGAACCATGAGTTTAGCACTCCATGAGGATCTGCTGAAGATTCAATAAAATATCAGAAACTATGGGCTATGGCCATGAAAATATCAAGGCAAAGACCATGAGAAGTTTTATAGAATTTTTGTTGGCGAGGTGGATGAAAGCGTACTTATTCATGATTATAAATAGCAGTATTGAATTCTTTTTGACTCAAGTATCTCTGTTGGCTAATACAAATGCAACCACGGGCATTGTGTTACGAAGCATGTGTTGGTGTCATACCATTTATTTGCAGGTAGTAGCTTTTTTGAAGTTTGAATAGACATTCATTTAAATTCGTTTTGAAACACGGACACTGAAATGGGCCTGCAGAAATGCCATCGTCTTGCGTCAAAGCTCCAGTAGAATATAAACTCATTGGCAAAATTATCAGGAGACAATTGAGTTTGGTTCATTTCTATTGTAGCAACAACACAAAAACTGTCCATCCGGTAGCAGAATATAAAAGAGGACCAAAACCATTCAATAAACCTATTTTTTGAGAGTAATGACTTCTTTTTTGGAAAAACAAAAAGTAGTATGCAAATAATCGATCTCCGTTGAACCAGATTCTGATGTTTATTGCGCATTTAACAAATGAACAAGAACATACATGCTCACTTCCAATTCGAGAAACATTTCACCGCAGGGGCTGCTGGTTGTAATGGCTCTTCTCCTTTTTCTTTGCAGCAGCTAGCCTTGCATTCCTTGCTGCAGCCTCACTAGCCGCAGCTTTGGCGGCGGCATCTACCTCCTTGCTTGATTTTTTCTTCTTGAGAGATGCCACTTTCTTTATCTTGTCCTTCACAAGAGAAGTAGATGCATCTTCTCCCTTGTCGGTCTCATTGGTCCCATTTCCAGCCTCAACACCATTGGCTTGATCATGTTGCTCCTTGGACTCCTTTGATGAtttgtccttcttcttcttcttctttgcacTCTTGCTCTCCCCTGGAGCATTATCATCCTTCTTAGCCATCTCTCCATTGGGTTTTTCCACCTTCTTATCCTGTGCAGCACCTGCATGTGGAATGCAGCACCAAGTCACATTGGAATAGTCAATGCATAATGCAAACTGCATAGAGAAATAGTGAAAGCTAACACAGATACACATTCCAAtccataatatatttttattaagaTAGAAAATTTGCCACAATATTAGAGTTCCGCATATTAGAAAAAGCATCACAAATGATCACATGTTCCaattatcaaatatgtacacAACAACTTTCAAGGCTCACCAGAAGATAAACATGCTTTGATTCAGGGAGTTGGAAGCAAGAACGAGAGAAGGGAAAGAACAAACGCCAGATGACTTAATAGATAAAGCTCACCATGGCCAAAACAAACCCttgtattattttaaataaaaaaagggggggggggtggAGGATTAATGTAGGGCTAGGGGGTATTTGCTGGGCAATGCCACAAACCACGTTGGAGAAAGTTGGAACAGGGTTGGCTGTATGCATTGAAAGAAAACTCAGCATATTTGAAGGCGAAAAGGAAAATACAAGTAGCCTTAAATATAGGTCAATCCTTTGCTATCTTTTTGGAACAGTCAGAGCTTTGTAAATGAGCTCCTAATTGGACACAAGTCAAACAACACATACCATACTTGCTTCTTGCAAATCCATTTGCGAGAATAAGGATAGCCTTTACTTTTATGTCATCCCTTTCTGTTCTCATATCTTAATGCACgtatttaatttttttcctcTTTTCATAACAATGCACGCATTTAATCCGTGTATTTAATTCAACCGAAGCTATTAGAGCAGGATCCACTTTTCAGGAATTATGAGTCAAAGCACTAGAGATGTCTCTCAGTTCTTCCTACACATGATAGTAATTTCACTCTTAACAAATATAGATGCAGGAAAGACAGCAGTAcaatgaatacaaatcagaagtgGATAAATTGTGCGGATTTTTCCTGCGGTAGCAAGGCATGAAGGGAATGATAACAGTACAAAGAGAAATACAGGCAGTTCACGAAATTGTACGAATTTCTCATGGAAAAATAATTGCTAAACAATGGCCTCTCCAGTTTTCCCTTTTGGTGAAAGAGGCAAAGTTCTAGTTGTATATACATAAACAAATTACCTTGTGAATCATCATTGCTCTCAGCTTTGTTTAATCCAAATTCAGCAAGCATAGCTTCAAGCTCAGCAAGTTCCTTTTTCTTAAGTTCCTTCTTTGAAAGCTGCCTTTCCGACTCTTTGGGTGCCACTATTTCAGCAGGCTTCTTAACAATTGGCTCCTTCTCCTCTGGCACATCAGGTTCTTGCTCATGTTCTTCCTCATTATCATCATCTGCTTCATCAATGCCTTCGCCTTCACTTTCACTTTCCTGATATGAACAGATTACAAGACTTAATGCAGATAAACAGTTAAACTAgtgaaacaaaagaaagaaaaataaatctACATTTGTAAGACACTATAATTTGATCACCaacaaataaaaatatacttTTATAGAAAGAAAGAGGGAAAATAGCATATAGGGAGAGAGCAGAAAAGTTTTGTTATACCAAACTCTTTCGTTGTTCCAAACTCATAACAAAATAAGCAAGACATGAAATTGGTTTTGTGAAGCAACTGCAGAACTAAGTGTGGCCATCTTTAAAGAGATGTCAGGGAATAAATTTCAGTTAAAGAAACACTAACTAGTTATTGATAATCCTTCAAAAATGTCTCAGTCGGAAATGAACCACTGGCAACATGAAAGAAAAAAGCAAGAACAAGAATTTTATTCAAAAAAGCAAATACAACGAAAAGTAATTTATCAATCAAAAGCTCGTTTGGAAGCATAATATAAGGTAATAATCCATCAAAAGAACAGAATAGGAGAGCAAGAAAGAGTGAGGGAGACAGCAACAGGAAAGAAAGCCAAGGAAAAAGAATGCAGGCAAAAATCATAAAATCCTTGGGCCCTCACAAAAAGCCTAGAGTACGCTCTAAAAATTGTACACAGAAGATCCAATTTTTTATAATGATGATTGCGAGCCAGCTTGCTTGCACCTCGAGTATTCAACCGAGTACCTGCTACCTCGCACCAGCACAGTAACAAATAACCCAGCGTTTTTTGTCACTTCTGGGATCTGAACCGAGATATCCAAGGTTTGGAGCCACTTCTTTGACCGCTAGGTCGTACCCTTGGGTACCATAAAATCCAATTTATATTATTGAGAAAATAAAAGATATGCTAGGTAAAGGATAAATTGACCAAGCTTTCAAATGAAAATGGACTTTAGATTTGTTTTTCAAGGCCATCAGATATTGCCTATATAATCAAGAAAGTGACACTGAAATGTGGAAACTGCTTTTTTTTAATAAGAAAAAGGCTATTAATATTCAGCACCATACAGTGTAAACTATCCAACCCCAATGGGTTATATTGGTTTGCAAGTCAAGATTAAAATACATAGCTTTCAAATAGTTACTAGCGCATATACATTTTTGTAATTGGCGTATAACATAAATTACAATTGGACTTGAAATCGTCTTCAGTCAACACCATGTTATCAGTGTACAATAGTTAACATCGTACAAACCCTATTGTGCAACATCTGCTTCTACTTGTTTCCTGTGATTTACTTCTAGAAGGGTAACTGTCATCTCAACTGTCGAGTTAAGGCCTATAATCTGGATATACAGCTAAAGAATCTAATCTTATCAAgaaataattaatgaaaaatcCAGAACACAGAGAGATATAGGTGCAACATCTGATACAAGTAAAATTGACTGAAGACACTCCATAATGTGGATCTAAGAAAGATAACTGTGAAATCAAATAGTACAAGATAATTTTATACACCAGAGGCAGAGACAAATGCAGGAACAAGCAAAAAGTGTCCATGGACCATTAGCAACGAACAGACAAACTAAGATAGAGTAAAAGAAAACTAAAAGATAAGAGATATGAAATTAACTGCATTGAGGAATATCAATAATGCATTCAAAGCCAGTAAAAATCTCTATaccaaacaaaaaagaaaatgagTAGAGCTAAGCCATTATCCTTCAGGGATCACTGATAATGTGATTCCAGTTGACCTTACTGACCAGAGAAATTATTTTGACTTCATATGCAGCTGAACACTCCCAAATAAATTCACACACAAAATTATACGACCATATGGGCAAATTAGAATGGTCAAATCAACTCAATACTACCAGCATACAGTCACCAAAAGCACCTTATAActctaaaagaagaaaaaaacactAATAATAAAAGCTTTAAACCAAGAATTCACACCTCCACATCAAGAGTTACACTTTCCTTTGGCGTGTCAGTAGCAGCCCAAACAACCTGGGGCGGGGCCGTAGTAGCATAATAATCATCATCGTCTTCATCATCAACATCTGCCCATGATTTCACAGTCAATGGTGCCGGAGCCCAGAAAACGGCCTCAGATTCCTTATCAGCCTGCTTCTTCACATTTTTGGAAGATGAACCCTCAGTGCTCTTCCCCTTATCagacttcttcttcttccttagggtTCCAAGTGCCGCAAATACGTTATTGTTGCTTATCACCAACTGTTCGTCCTTCCTGTTTCCACCTCCCACCATcgtttttattttttccttccaACTTCAAAACAAGAAAAAACCCAACAACGTACGTTTGTCTAATGCTATGTTCCAAAAGTCTATCACTCTATGTATACACAAGACAATTGTAGATAAAATGCTGAAAAATCTAGCCTCTTTCAGACAGATAAAATTGATGGTTCttgggaaaatttgagaaaagacCCAGATGGGTTTTCGAAAAATCGAAAAGATTTATATGATCTGATCGGGTTAAAGATAATTTTCCGAGAATGATTTTCTGGAGAAGATGGTGgatccaacaaaatttataggGGATGGTCGGTTAAGGTTAATTTAGGGTTTGGCTGAGAGCACAAGGGTGTGGCTGAACCTGACAAGAGGGGAGGAATACGGATTGTGTTTTTTTTAACTAATATAGCAGTGGAAGATTACAAACAAATTTTGTTTGTGTTTTTTGGTCATGGGTAGAAAGTCTTCTGGACCAGTTTTTGTTGGGGCATGGggcaattttgagtttgggaaaaatcaaaaCAATTTTTTT
This sequence is a window from Nicotiana tomentosiformis chromosome 5, ASM39032v3, whole genome shotgun sequence. Protein-coding genes within it:
- the LOC104111432 gene encoding uncharacterized protein → MVGGGNRKDEQLVISNNNVFAALGTLRKKKKSDKGKSTEGSSSKNVKKQADKESEAVFWAPAPLTVKSWADVDDEDDDDYYATTAPPQVVWAATDTPKESVTLDVEESESEGEGIDEADDDNEEEHEQEPDVPEEKEPIVKKPAEIVAPKESERQLSKKELKKKELAELEAMLAEFGLNKAESNDDSQGAAQDKKVEKPNGEMAKKDDNAPGESKSAKKKKKKDKSSKESKEQHDQANGVEAGNGTNETDKGEDASTSLVKDKIKKVASLKKKKSSKEVDAAAKAAASEAAARNARLAAAKKKEKSHYNQQPLR